A region from the Bacteroidota bacterium genome encodes:
- a CDS encoding OsmC family protein: MADFTVEYLGDLRTVMTHLRSGSEVVTDAPVDNQGRGAYFSPTDLVSSALASCMLTIMGISAREHGFRIEGARAEVQKIMGSGPRRIAEIHIQIYFPPEEYTEKQKKLLELASRTCPVALSLHPDTKQIVHLHFTNTGHEQ, encoded by the coding sequence ATGGCAGATTTTACTGTTGAATATCTGGGCGACCTGCGCACGGTAATGACGCACCTGCGCTCAGGCAGCGAGGTGGTTACGGATGCCCCTGTGGACAATCAGGGACGAGGGGCATATTTCTCTCCTACCGATCTGGTGTCGTCGGCGCTGGCGTCGTGCATGCTGACCATCATGGGTATTTCGGCCCGCGAACATGGTTTCAGGATTGAAGGTGCCCGCGCGGAAGTACAAAAAATTATGGGATCGGGTCCTCGCCGGATTGCAGAGATCCATATCCAAATTTACTTTCCGCCAGAGGAATATACCGAAAAACAGAAAAAACTGCTGGAGCTGGCTTCGCGCACCTGCCCGGTGGCCCTAAGCCTGCATCCTGATACAAAACAAATAGTTCACCTCCATTTCACAAATACCGGTCATGAGCAATGA
- a CDS encoding HAMP domain-containing histidine kinase: MNNHRFNLLTYLAAVGFLGILLTQAYLVYNGLALRKELFNRGMELALQSALNKVAEMQVEKKIRCIESGGSCSDMFNTIEAAIPPGMIDSLLAREMQQFEFVGAYYYAVFNRANRQFAMGNYMGFEERIVNSSYQVSLRPVYGRGDYVLSVYVAEPELWRMRRLVFWVGLSVVFLFLLLFSFWSTVRIARRQKRLSRVKADFINNMTHELKTPIASISLAAEMLSKPVVVQDSEKILRYASVLKSESVRLQTLVDHVLMSAMLEESKVRLNLQQGSLQQLVEQVLPAFSQRITELNGTIELELAPELPMLNFDKLHMANVLSNLLDNAIKYSRGAPTIKLSLGQSGQHQVISVADKGMGIPPEEIDLIFKNLYRSHTGNLHDVKGFGIGLFYVKKIVELHGGKITVESHPGQGSVFRVFMPAKTMQITS; the protein is encoded by the coding sequence ATGAATAATCATAGGTTTAATCTGCTGACTTACCTGGCTGCCGTGGGTTTTCTGGGTATTTTGCTCACTCAGGCATACCTGGTTTACAACGGGTTGGCTTTGCGGAAAGAGCTCTTCAACCGCGGTATGGAGCTTGCCCTTCAATCGGCACTGAACAAGGTGGCTGAAATGCAGGTGGAGAAAAAAATCAGGTGTATTGAGTCGGGCGGGAGCTGCAGTGATATGTTCAACACCATTGAGGCTGCCATTCCTCCCGGCATGATTGATTCGCTCCTTGCCCGGGAAATGCAACAGTTTGAATTCGTAGGTGCCTACTATTATGCTGTATTCAACCGAGCGAACCGGCAGTTTGCCATGGGAAATTATATGGGCTTTGAGGAAAGGATCGTCAATAGCAGCTATCAGGTAAGCCTGAGGCCTGTTTATGGCAGGGGCGATTATGTGCTGTCGGTATATGTTGCCGAACCGGAGCTGTGGCGGATGAGGAGGTTGGTTTTTTGGGTAGGGCTGTCGGTTGTATTTCTGTTTTTATTGTTGTTTTCTTTTTGGTCCACTGTGCGTATTGCCCGCAGGCAGAAACGCCTTTCCCGCGTTAAAGCCGACTTTATCAACAACATGACGCACGAGCTCAAAACGCCTATTGCCTCCATCAGCCTTGCAGCCGAAATGCTTTCGAAGCCGGTGGTTGTGCAGGACAGCGAAAAAATCCTTCGTTATGCCTCTGTTTTGAAAAGCGAAAGTGTTCGGTTGCAGACATTGGTGGATCACGTGTTGATGAGTGCCATGCTCGAGGAGAGCAAAGTGAGGCTCAATCTGCAGCAAGGCAGCCTGCAGCAACTTGTGGAACAAGTGTTGCCGGCATTCAGCCAACGTATAACCGAACTCAACGGAACGATTGAATTGGAATTGGCACCAGAGTTGCCCATGTTGAATTTCGACAAATTGCACATGGCCAATGTGTTGAGCAATCTGCTCGACAATGCCATAAAATACAGCAGGGGTGCCCCGACAATAAAACTGAGCCTGGGGCAATCAGGTCAGCATCAGGTGATATCTGTGGCAGATAAAGGCATGGGCATCCCACCCGAGGAAATAGACCTGATTTTCAAAAACCTTTACAGGTCGCACACAGGCAACCTGCATGATGTAAAAGGTTTCGGAATAGGACTTTTCTATGTCAAAAAGATTGTAGAACTTCACGGCGGAAAAATTACCGTTGAGAGCCACCCTGGTCAGGGTTCGGTTTTCAGGGTTTTTATGCCGGCCAAAACAATGCAAATAACGTCATGA
- a CDS encoding thioesterase family protein: MSNEIAIPLGLRGKTELIVTPDKTAATYGSGLVEVFATPAMVAMMENTALQSINDYLPPHLTSVGASINIRHLKASPVGKKLFCESRVIEVLGRKIVFDVSVWEGESIAGHGTHVRYIVDKQQFMSQFESQ, translated from the coding sequence ATGAGCAATGAAATTGCCATCCCGCTGGGCCTTCGGGGCAAAACTGAGCTGATTGTAACTCCCGACAAAACTGCGGCAACCTACGGCTCAGGGCTTGTTGAGGTTTTTGCCACTCCGGCCATGGTGGCCATGATGGAGAATACCGCCTTGCAAAGCATCAACGATTATTTGCCACCACACCTGACCAGCGTGGGCGCTTCCATCAATATCCGCCACCTGAAAGCCAGCCCGGTTGGCAAAAAATTGTTTTGCGAGAGCCGTGTCATTGAAGTCCTTGGCCGAAAGATCGTTTTCGATGTTTCGGTATGGGAAGGCGAATCCATAGCCGGGCATGGCACGCATGTCAGGTATATCGTTGATAAACAGCAGTTCATGAGCCAGTTCGAAAGCCAATGA